The following are from one region of the Zonotrichia leucophrys gambelii isolate GWCS_2022_RI chromosome 1A, RI_Zleu_2.0, whole genome shotgun sequence genome:
- the NINJ2 gene encoding ninjurin-2: MASDRDSANPHGMNPHLRVNRPMNINHYATKKSVAESMLDVALFMANVTQLKAVLEQGTSFQYYATLVVLISISLFFQVMIGVLLIITARLNLNDIAKQPRLNILNNAATALIFITVILNIFITAFGVQKTGLYPSRNFGPY, translated from the exons GGCATGAATCCTCACCTGCGGGTCAACAGGCCCATGAACATCAACCACTACGCCACCAAGAAGAGCGTGGCAGAGAGCATGCTGGACGTGGCACTCTTCATGGCCAACGTCACCCAGCtcaaggctgtgctggagcagggcacgTCCTTCCAGTACTACGCCACCCTCGTCGTGCTCATCAGCATCTCCCTCTTCTTCCAGGTGATGATTGGGGTTCTCCTGATCATCACGG CTCGTTTGAACCTGAATGATATTGCAAAGCAACCCCGCCTGAACATACTCAACAacgctgccacagctctcatcTTCATCACAGTCATCCTCAACATCTTCATCACAGCCTTCGGGGTGCAGAAGACTGGCCTCTAccccagcaggaattttggaCCTTATTAA